Sequence from the Platichthys flesus chromosome 2, fPlaFle2.1, whole genome shotgun sequence genome:
TGGACACATTTTGCAATAACATAAAAGGAAATAAGAGAGATTAAGAACTATACAAGGTAGCTGTTTAAAAGAAATAAGGAAAAAGAGGAATgtggatttacatttttacaaaggtGACATTGTCcttattaaaaatatacttAGATCTGTGTGAAACTGATGTGACAAGTCACCAGGTGGGTTGCAGAAGTCAAGGAAATGGTCTCCAGTCAGCGGACAAAATAAGTTCTGTGGTTTCAGTCATCTTCAGAAGGCAAACAACCTGCAGACATGTGTTggaatataattaaaaaaatatacaaataaatggtCGAAATGACATTCAGGTACACAGTGGATAAAATCAGGTTGCTATAAGCTTATATAGCGATAAATAAGGCAACCAATCATGAGGCGTATTTGTCATATGGGCTATATTTGCATTGAATGTCACCTACAGCCCATGCAGAGGTGTACATTCAAATAATGAAGCCCAGTTGGTGAGAGAAACAATAATGTTGTATCAGTCAGATCATGTTCAGGCAAACATTAAGTTAGAAATGAACACCGTAGTGAGCTcgtttaaaaatgtttggtaAACATTGCCACGTGTAGTGCGTGTGGACTCAGCCAATGATCCAAGTCTGCATGTGTGGGTTTGGAGGTTCAGATGACACAGTATGGCTCCATGGGAGTCTGTGTTCCCAGGCAGCAGGAGAAACAGGCTCGGAGCCGCACCCGGAGCTCCTTGTTGAACAGGAAGCTGATGATAGGGTTCGCTCCCGCCTGGGCGAAGCTCATCCACACCGCGGCGGACAGGTAGAGCTGCGGCACCGGAGCCCCCCGCCCGAATATCCTCAAGTAGCAGGCGCTGATGTATGGAGCCCACAGGACGAGGAAGGTCAGCGTGATCATGTAGAACATCTTCCCGATGCGCTTCTCCATCTTAAACTCGTCAAGCACCAGCAACCGCCTGTTCCCTGGATGCGACGCCTGCCGGATGCCGACCAGCGTCGGCGGAGTGGGTCCGCGGCCGAAGCCGGCGATCCAGTTGGCGGCGGCCTGCCCGGTGGCCCCGGGGCCGTGGAAGGTCCAGTTCTGGCTGATTGCCGGCACCAACTGGGCCGGCTTCATTTTGCGGTGGTCGTACACGAAGCACAACATCTTGATATAAACCACATGGGTGGTGCCCACGATGACGAGCAGCATCAGCATGAAGCCCAGCGTGTCGTTCGCCTTCACGTAGCGGTGCTCGAAGAtgcactgctcctcctcacggATGAACTTGTAGGTGCCCACGTCGAACACCGGCGGGAACGCCATGGCCACGGAGAGGGTCCACACCATGCAGATCACCGCCACGCACGTGCACAGGTTCATCCGCTTGGAGTAGAAGCGGTGGTGGGCGATCGCCATGTACCGGGTGATGCTGACGCAGAAGAGCAGGAAGGCGACGTGGAAGCAGAAGAGCACCGACATGAAGGCGACGATCTTGCAGCTGAGCGCGCTGTACGG
This genomic interval carries:
- the gpr27 gene encoding probable G-protein coupled receptor 27; amino-acid sequence: MHVGVRTSSQAAQMANTSEFGESSPSLQNYASTTPAVQLASLGLIMGFSLLGNASLSLLLLKDSSLHKAPYYFLLDLCLADVLRSAVCFPFVMASISGGSVWPYSALSCKIVAFMSVLFCFHVAFLLFCVSITRYMAIAHHRFYSKRMNLCTCVAVICMVWTLSVAMAFPPVFDVGTYKFIREEEQCIFEHRYVKANDTLGFMLMLLVIVGTTHVVYIKMLCFVYDHRKMKPAQLVPAISQNWTFHGPGATGQAAANWIAGFGRGPTPPTLVGIRQASHPGNRRLLVLDEFKMEKRIGKMFYMITLTFLVLWAPYISACYLRIFGRGAPVPQLYLSAAVWMSFAQAGANPIISFLFNKELRVRLRACFSCCLGTQTPMEPYCVI